The Candidatus Zixiibacteriota bacterium genome has a segment encoding these proteins:
- a CDS encoding site-2 protease family protein, with translation MIDWQQAIIALPILFLSLTVHEFAHAWSAYKLGDPTAKALGRLTLNPIAHMDLMGVLMMIASGFRFGWAKPVPINPANFRNWRQGTLWVSLAGPISNIMLAMLAAVLFHLLPHVGLGERDLSVGYNFVYLMIVINCSLAFFNMIPLPPLDGSKVLIALLPPEYENFAIGLERYGPMILLGIIFMGFVFPISPIWAIIGPFVKTTVNLLTGFPLT, from the coding sequence GTGATTGACTGGCAACAAGCGATCATTGCCTTGCCGATTCTGTTTCTCTCGCTGACCGTGCACGAGTTCGCGCACGCTTGGTCGGCGTACAAGTTGGGCGATCCCACCGCCAAGGCACTTGGGCGGCTGACGCTCAATCCGATCGCACACATGGATTTGATGGGCGTGCTGATGATGATCGCCAGCGGTTTCCGGTTCGGCTGGGCCAAACCGGTGCCGATCAACCCGGCCAATTTCCGCAACTGGCGGCAGGGGACACTCTGGGTCAGCCTCGCCGGTCCGATCTCGAATATCATGCTGGCCATGCTGGCGGCCGTGCTGTTCCACCTGCTGCCGCACGTGGGTCTGGGTGAACGCGACCTGTCGGTGGGCTACAACTTTGTCTATCTGATGATCGTGATCAATTGCTCGCTGGCGTTTTTCAACATGATTCCGCTGCCGCCGCTGGACGGCTCCAAGGTGCTGATCGCGCTCTTGCCGCCCGAGTACGAGAACTTCGCCATCGGACTCGAGCGTTATGGCCCGATGATCCTGCTCGGGATCATCTTCATGGGCTTCGTCTTTCCGATCTCGCCGATCTGGGCGATCATCGGACCGTTTGTCAAGACCACCGTCAATCTCCTGACCGGCTTTCCCCTGACCTGA